A region of Nitrospira sp. DNA encodes the following proteins:
- a CDS encoding response regulator transcription factor, producing MYRPTVIIADDHAMVRAALRKLLEQSCEVVQDVGDGLALVEASIRLKPDIILIDIAMPLLNGLEAGRELKRRVPNAKLIFLTATQDPDVAREAFRLGASGYLSKNSAASELPQAIHYVLCGKSYLTPLISQNREELFRGEARKDDSCDHLTSRQKEILQLFAEGFTMKEVAGLLHITPRTVAFHKYRLMEEFGLKSNASLIQFAMKRILFFASNPL from the coding sequence ATGTATCGCCCCACAGTCATCATCGCCGATGACCATGCCATGGTTCGCGCAGCGTTGCGGAAATTATTGGAGCAGTCCTGCGAAGTTGTGCAGGATGTTGGAGACGGCCTGGCTTTGGTGGAAGCTTCCATACGGCTGAAACCGGATATTATTTTGATCGACATTGCCATGCCATTGCTGAACGGACTTGAGGCCGGACGTGAGTTGAAGAGAAGGGTACCGAACGCGAAATTAATCTTTCTGACGGCCACCCAGGATCCTGATGTTGCACGCGAGGCATTCCGCCTTGGTGCATCAGGGTACCTGAGCAAGAATAGTGCGGCGTCAGAGCTTCCTCAGGCTATTCATTACGTGCTGTGCGGAAAATCCTATCTTACGCCTCTCATTAGCCAGAACAGAGAGGAGTTGTTTCGGGGGGAAGCCCGCAAGGATGACAGTTGCGATCATCTCACGTCGAGGCAAAAGGAGATACTGCAGCTTTTCGCAGAAGGCTTCACGATGAAGGAAGTGGCCGGGCTGCTCCATATCACCCCACGAACCGTAGCCTTTCATAAATATCGGTTGATGGAAGAATTCGGCCTCAAAAGCAATGCGAGTTTGATTCAATTTGCCATGAAGCGAATCCTCTTTTTCGCCTCCAATCCTCTTTGA
- a CDS encoding glutamate-5-semialdehyde dehydrogenase, protein MVEVPVKLYLDKVLKTAREAVRPTSLLTGPVREKALRAMAAAIAEREEAILAANETDVDAVGKSMTGYENRERVRDAVARIRMTADDVKALADRLHCIADLPDPLGDVLGRHDEPNGLQVGRVRVPIGLIGIISELSPLETIEAVALCLKSGNVCVFRGSPDWTHTQQIIATGLITAMTEAGIPRGACTIIDRPEKEAALELIKSGKALDAIIPRGGAGLRKVVQEQARVPILCHDGGITHVYIDDDVEIPLAQNIVVNSKVQNPSAPNSVDTLLVHQGIARPLLSALILRLLDEFKIDIHGCPKTVSLMGQMLMTGHKAVKPAQESDWNRQFQGPSMAIKMVPGFEDALAHIAQHGPSHTCVIVTKSYESAMRFTREVDAGAVLVNASSRLNAGDSLGFGSDIGLSSARHHARGPIGLNQLTCEKYVVLGSGQLRHPHPVPLAYEDAIMLKRP, encoded by the coding sequence ATGGTTGAAGTTCCAGTTAAACTTTATCTTGATAAAGTATTGAAGACGGCACGCGAGGCGGTTCGCCCCACGTCATTGCTCACAGGGCCTGTCCGCGAAAAAGCCTTACGGGCCATGGCAGCCGCGATTGCTGAACGCGAAGAGGCGATCCTGGCTGCCAATGAGACGGATGTGGATGCCGTCGGCAAATCCATGACGGGGTATGAAAACCGGGAGCGCGTGCGTGATGCGGTGGCGCGAATTCGTATGACGGCGGACGACGTCAAGGCTCTGGCGGATCGACTGCACTGTATCGCGGACTTGCCGGACCCGCTCGGCGACGTATTGGGTCGCCACGACGAACCGAATGGACTACAGGTCGGTCGGGTCCGCGTGCCGATCGGGCTGATCGGGATCATTTCGGAACTCTCACCGCTTGAAACCATCGAAGCCGTGGCGTTGTGTCTCAAATCAGGAAACGTCTGTGTGTTTCGTGGATCGCCCGATTGGACGCACACGCAGCAGATTATTGCCACTGGGCTGATCACAGCGATGACGGAGGCGGGCATTCCACGAGGCGCCTGCACTATTATCGACCGGCCTGAGAAGGAGGCGGCGCTGGAGCTGATCAAGTCCGGGAAGGCGTTGGATGCCATCATTCCTCGCGGCGGCGCCGGCTTACGCAAGGTGGTGCAGGAACAGGCGCGGGTGCCGATTCTCTGTCACGACGGTGGAATCACGCACGTGTACATCGACGATGATGTCGAAATTCCACTGGCGCAAAACATTGTCGTCAATTCCAAGGTGCAGAATCCCTCGGCGCCCAACTCCGTCGATACGCTCCTCGTCCATCAGGGGATCGCGCGTCCGCTGTTGTCGGCGTTGATTCTTCGATTGTTGGATGAGTTCAAGATCGATATCCACGGCTGCCCGAAAACCGTGTCTTTGATGGGACAGATGTTGATGACGGGGCATAAAGCCGTCAAACCGGCACAGGAGAGTGATTGGAACCGCCAGTTTCAGGGACCAAGTATGGCGATTAAGATGGTCCCCGGGTTCGAAGACGCCCTCGCGCATATCGCTCAGCATGGTCCCAGCCATACCTGTGTGATCGTCACCAAGTCGTACGAGTCTGCGATGCGCTTTACCCGCGAGGTCGATGCCGGTGCGGTTCTGGTCAATGCGTCCTCTCGGTTGAATGCAGGCGACAGCCTGGGGTTCGGCTCCGATATCGGTTTGAGTTCCGCCCGTCATCATGCGCGCGGACCGATCGGTCTCAACCAGCTGACCTGCGAGAAGTATGTGGTGTTGGGCAGCGGACAACTCCGTCATCCACATCCCGTTCCCCTGGCCTACGAAGATGCCATCATGCTGAAACGGCCGTAA
- a CDS encoding phage tail protein, with the protein MAQFTVNTTRFDPYKNFKFRVKWDGRYVAGVSKVGSLKRSTEVVEHREGGDPSSSRKSPGRTKFEAITLERGVTHDTAFEQWANKVWNFGSGLGAEVSLKDFRKDIIIELYNEAGQLAIAYKVFRCWVSEYQAQPDLDANANAVAIQTLKLENEGWERDYEVVEPSEPTFTEP; encoded by the coding sequence ATGGCTCAGTTCACGGTCAACACGACTCGATTCGATCCGTACAAGAATTTCAAATTTCGCGTGAAATGGGATGGACGCTATGTGGCGGGCGTCAGCAAAGTCGGCTCCCTCAAGCGGTCCACCGAAGTGGTCGAGCATCGGGAAGGCGGCGATCCCAGCAGCAGCCGCAAGTCACCCGGACGCACGAAGTTCGAAGCCATCACGCTTGAACGGGGTGTGACGCATGACACGGCCTTCGAACAGTGGGCGAATAAAGTGTGGAACTTTGGATCCGGCTTGGGGGCAGAAGTCTCACTCAAGGATTTCCGGAAGGACATCATCATCGAGCTGTACAACGAGGCCGGACAATTGGCAATCGCCTACAAGGTCTTTCGTTGCTGGGTCTCGGAATATCAAGCGCAGCCGGATCTTGATGCCAATGCTAACGCCGTGGCGATCCAGACGCTCAAGCTTGAAAACGAAGGGTGGGAACGCGACTACGAAGTCGTGGAACCATCTGAGCCGACCTTTACGGAACCATGA
- a CDS encoding sigma-54-dependent Fis family transcriptional regulator, which translates to MKELIRILLISSHETVDSLFSHIQILEQLERGLPGERFVLDRTTCSSLESAPSPHLIFLHQTGLGVPLESLVTSVNRRWPDVPILGIFGEQPGYRGDHEAGIPPALRDFVLYPLRTQELALRVRRLLAHANQTNMRESQLTRQVRVDSLLGESAVFQAQVEKVPLFAGVDATVLVQGETGTGKEVFARAIHYSSPRKDRAFIPINCAALPDQLFENELFGHAKGAYTSAAQDQGGLVLEAEGGTLFLDEVDALNPSAQAKLLRFVQYREYRPLGCSRTRLANVRIIAASNHDLRQAVAERRFREDLFHRLNVLSLVVPPLRERSDDIPLLAHRFLQRFRRPDGQGARELSDQAIEKLLAYSWPGNVRELESTLQRAVVLCGSTVIEAQDIECAEDRPNSQPLTGSLRAVKTSATMDVERAYLVKTLVTFRGNVTHAAKAAGKERRSFQRLLRKYGIDRESFQQDASVRPGEYSGPYHPLDGHA; encoded by the coding sequence ATGAAGGAACTCATCAGAATTCTCCTGATTTCATCGCACGAGACCGTTGACTCCCTGTTCTCTCACATTCAGATTCTCGAACAATTGGAACGCGGGCTGCCGGGGGAACGGTTTGTCCTCGACCGTACGACATGTTCCTCTCTGGAGTCTGCCCCATCTCCTCACTTGATCTTCCTTCATCAGACCGGGCTCGGTGTCCCGCTTGAATCACTCGTCACAAGCGTCAACCGCCGGTGGCCGGATGTGCCTATCTTGGGGATATTCGGTGAACAACCTGGGTATCGCGGAGATCATGAGGCCGGCATTCCGCCGGCCCTGAGAGACTTTGTGCTCTATCCGCTACGTACTCAGGAGTTGGCCCTGCGCGTACGTCGCCTGTTGGCTCATGCGAACCAGACGAACATGCGCGAGTCCCAGCTCACGCGGCAGGTGCGTGTGGATTCACTGCTTGGCGAAAGTGCCGTCTTTCAGGCGCAGGTGGAGAAGGTGCCGCTGTTTGCCGGGGTGGATGCGACGGTGCTCGTGCAGGGGGAAACGGGCACCGGCAAGGAAGTGTTTGCGCGCGCGATTCATTATTCAAGCCCGCGCAAGGATCGGGCGTTCATCCCGATCAATTGCGCCGCTCTTCCGGACCAGTTGTTTGAGAACGAATTGTTCGGCCATGCCAAAGGTGCGTACACCAGCGCGGCCCAGGATCAGGGCGGGTTGGTGTTGGAGGCCGAGGGGGGCACGCTGTTTCTCGATGAAGTCGATGCGTTGAATCCCTCTGCGCAAGCCAAATTGCTCCGGTTTGTCCAGTATCGAGAATATCGGCCGTTGGGATGCTCACGCACGCGATTGGCGAACGTGCGGATCATTGCGGCCTCCAATCATGACTTGCGGCAGGCGGTGGCTGAGCGTCGATTTCGGGAAGACCTGTTCCATCGGCTCAATGTGTTGTCCCTGGTGGTGCCGCCGTTGCGCGAGCGTTCCGACGATATTCCGCTGCTGGCCCATCGGTTCTTGCAGCGATTTCGACGACCTGACGGCCAGGGCGCCCGTGAGCTGTCCGATCAGGCGATTGAAAAATTATTGGCCTACAGTTGGCCAGGCAATGTACGGGAATTGGAGAGCACGCTTCAGCGGGCCGTCGTGTTGTGTGGATCTACCGTGATTGAAGCCCAAGACATTGAATGTGCCGAAGACCGTCCCAACAGTCAGCCTCTCACCGGTTCGCTGCGCGCGGTGAAGACCTCCGCGACCATGGATGTCGAGCGTGCCTACCTGGTCAAGACCTTGGTCACGTTTCGAGGCAATGTCACACATGCGGCCAAGGCGGCGGGGAAAGAGCGACGGAGTTTTCAACGCTTACTCCGGAAGTACGGAATCGATCGGGAGTCGTTTCAGCAAGATGCGTCGGTTCGACCGGGAGAGTATTCCGGGCCTTACCATCCATTGGACGGACATGCCTGA
- a CDS encoding CHAT domain-containing protein has translation MAHRQSGKVNWAASEGWDVRATGVTRGGRRAAAEPPDRFLEHLTATKRWQIEQTLTATPKARRGEAAPAPLTLDVEGAPDDIYVVMTRYASGAIRFHMPSEPARRGMRRSARTLYRFSIPVPAPPVSEAGGRRGFISAAIKTVVLKVAGRIADYALAKLALLWETATWKLKGRQEGWLAVTPEGLGSNAALPAADLHTLSTTGRHLLFIHGTFSSTAAAFKGLANTQGSNGHTLFEELQEVYGNRIYGFDHFTLSRTPEDNVRMLLEALPDRTTTFDVITHSRGGLVLRHLVERRDRFGALADRFAVGRAVLVASPNGGTPLASPDHVTQYTNWLSNVLELFPDNPFTTGVEFVSEALSWIARRLVGSLPGLASMDNNGEIIQALQAAPNPPGQAYSALVANFEPDAGVLQRIIDAGADLFFPTANDLVVPTEGGWRVDPGTGGAPAIPGNRIGCFGVGGNLSQQQPVNHVNFFQDPGTVDFLVRALRGESQSIAPIDCDRDLPSGRRRSAVLPKTPAAGLPTARREEQPSTRPTVPAAQVNPTVATLEPYPEPDDVFHIALIAPKKGAEEAQLIATFRNARVMEHLHTGGTGKATATGHRSSHDHAPTQWDRIKAGQAHIHGCINGDPAYPQLPNEAELQQMGSALFMALFPGQVRRLYDAARSEQVSQRLNLIFTSDIGWIADQSWEFIYDPDRCTFLALEEVNFTRNVLTAIPAERIPARPTMRILVVVAQPLGLGALSVEEEADVIRSGFRRLLDAGLAEVELLLDATPELLHRALESAASPIDVLHFIGHGEYNEQTDCGYLIFENQDGGEQRLDSSTLRQIVCRRGIRLVCLNACETGRGGRQDFSRGVAQALIAGGVPAVVANQYPVLDVSATAFSRHFYWALAMGHPIGDAAREARVSVNYAISGEAIDWAVPVVFARNPAQRLCLPRTAADYERTRSAAVRSRRRAVEDRTRIGIWNAHRMIPHLPDICKRLTEVQPLYAFETVSFPAPIGTWRLAKGRNTDDHEAFVVAETLYERLKTKPAELAVEQLICMINFPMRDARTRYLYYWRRDPLIVTSTFGLLDQLNREFTVERMMAHLAAAVVAGIPPHPRHVRPADCPLFYNDKRDIRSIAGHLTFCARCRKQFTDKKARARLKAAEQILAAYP, from the coding sequence ATGGCACACAGACAATCCGGCAAGGTGAACTGGGCGGCATCGGAGGGCTGGGACGTTCGCGCAACTGGCGTAACGCGCGGAGGACGGCGGGCGGCCGCAGAGCCACCTGATCGATTTCTGGAGCATCTCACCGCAACCAAACGTTGGCAGATCGAACAGACGCTGACTGCCACGCCCAAAGCCAGGCGCGGCGAAGCAGCGCCAGCCCCCCTCACACTGGATGTCGAGGGAGCCCCGGACGACATCTACGTCGTGATGACACGATATGCGTCGGGAGCGATTCGCTTCCATATGCCGAGCGAGCCGGCGCGGCGCGGAATGCGGAGGAGCGCACGCACCCTCTACCGATTTTCGATTCCCGTTCCAGCCCCACCGGTCTCGGAAGCCGGCGGCCGCCGCGGATTCATCAGTGCCGCCATCAAGACAGTGGTGTTGAAAGTAGCCGGAAGGATCGCCGACTACGCGCTCGCCAAGCTGGCCCTGCTCTGGGAGACGGCTACCTGGAAATTGAAAGGCCGACAGGAGGGGTGGCTCGCTGTCACCCCGGAGGGGCTCGGCAGCAACGCAGCGCTTCCTGCCGCCGACCTCCACACCCTGAGCACCACCGGACGCCATCTCCTGTTCATTCACGGGACGTTTTCCAGTACGGCCGCCGCCTTCAAAGGATTGGCCAACACGCAGGGCAGCAACGGCCACACGCTGTTCGAGGAACTGCAAGAGGTCTACGGCAACCGCATCTATGGCTTCGATCACTTCACTCTTAGCCGCACGCCGGAAGACAACGTGCGCATGCTGCTCGAGGCCTTGCCCGATCGCACCACCACCTTCGACGTCATCACGCATTCGCGCGGCGGATTGGTCCTTCGGCACCTCGTCGAACGTCGCGACCGATTCGGGGCGCTGGCGGATCGTTTCGCGGTGGGCCGCGCTGTGCTGGTGGCCAGCCCAAACGGCGGAACCCCGCTCGCGTCGCCGGACCATGTGACGCAATACACCAACTGGCTGTCCAACGTGCTGGAACTCTTCCCTGACAACCCCTTCACGACCGGGGTGGAATTCGTGAGCGAGGCCCTGTCCTGGATCGCCCGACGCCTGGTCGGCAGTTTGCCTGGCCTGGCCTCCATGGACAACAACGGCGAGATCATCCAGGCATTGCAGGCGGCTCCGAACCCGCCCGGCCAGGCCTATTCCGCTCTCGTCGCGAATTTCGAACCGGATGCGGGCGTACTTCAACGGATCATCGACGCGGGCGCAGATCTGTTTTTCCCCACCGCAAACGATCTCGTCGTCCCGACTGAAGGCGGATGGAGAGTGGATCCCGGCACCGGTGGCGCCCCCGCCATTCCCGGAAACCGCATCGGCTGTTTCGGAGTGGGAGGCAACCTGTCCCAGCAGCAGCCGGTCAACCATGTGAACTTCTTCCAGGATCCCGGCACGGTGGATTTTCTCGTGCGCGCATTGCGCGGCGAATCGCAATCGATCGCCCCGATCGACTGCGATCGCGACCTCCCTTCAGGACGTCGGCGAAGCGCAGTCCTCCCGAAGACACCGGCCGCCGGCCTGCCGACAGCACGTCGCGAGGAACAGCCATCAACCAGGCCGACGGTTCCAGCGGCACAGGTGAATCCGACTGTCGCCACGCTCGAGCCCTATCCGGAACCGGATGATGTCTTTCACATTGCCTTGATCGCTCCGAAGAAAGGCGCGGAAGAGGCACAACTCATCGCCACATTCCGGAATGCCCGCGTCATGGAACACCTGCACACCGGCGGAACCGGCAAGGCCACCGCCACAGGCCACCGATCGAGCCACGATCACGCACCAACGCAGTGGGACCGGATCAAGGCTGGACAGGCGCATATTCACGGCTGCATCAATGGAGATCCCGCCTATCCGCAGCTTCCCAATGAGGCCGAGTTGCAGCAGATGGGCAGCGCGCTGTTCATGGCCCTCTTTCCCGGACAGGTGCGCCGGCTGTATGACGCGGCGCGGTCCGAACAAGTCAGCCAGCGACTCAATCTGATTTTCACCTCCGACATCGGCTGGATCGCCGATCAATCGTGGGAATTCATCTACGATCCTGATCGATGCACCTTTCTCGCGTTGGAAGAAGTCAACTTCACGCGCAACGTGCTGACGGCCATTCCAGCAGAACGTATCCCGGCCCGCCCCACCATGCGGATCCTCGTCGTGGTCGCCCAGCCGTTGGGCCTCGGCGCGCTGTCCGTGGAAGAAGAGGCCGATGTCATCCGCAGCGGATTCCGCCGTCTGCTCGACGCGGGATTGGCCGAAGTCGAACTCCTGCTCGACGCCACGCCGGAATTGTTGCACCGGGCGCTGGAGTCGGCGGCCTCCCCCATCGACGTGCTGCACTTCATCGGCCACGGAGAATACAACGAGCAGACCGACTGCGGATACTTGATCTTCGAGAATCAAGACGGCGGGGAACAGCGATTGGATTCCTCGACGCTTCGCCAGATCGTCTGCCGACGCGGGATACGCCTGGTCTGCCTGAACGCCTGCGAAACCGGCCGCGGCGGGCGACAGGATTTCAGCCGCGGCGTGGCGCAAGCGCTGATCGCCGGCGGCGTGCCGGCCGTGGTCGCCAATCAATATCCGGTGTTGGATGTGTCCGCCACCGCCTTCTCCCGCCACTTTTACTGGGCCCTGGCCATGGGACATCCCATCGGCGATGCCGCCCGCGAAGCGCGCGTGTCGGTCAACTATGCGATCTCCGGAGAAGCGATCGATTGGGCCGTACCGGTGGTGTTTGCGCGCAATCCCGCACAACGACTTTGCTTGCCGAGAACGGCCGCAGACTACGAACGGACGAGAAGCGCAGCCGTACGCAGCCGACGACGCGCGGTGGAGGATCGCACGCGAATCGGCATCTGGAATGCGCATCGCATGATTCCCCATCTGCCCGACATCTGCAAACGCCTCACCGAAGTTCAACCCCTCTACGCCTTCGAAACCGTCTCGTTTCCCGCGCCGATCGGAACCTGGCGGCTGGCCAAGGGACGGAACACAGATGACCACGAAGCATTCGTCGTGGCGGAAACACTATATGAGCGCCTCAAAACGAAGCCGGCAGAACTCGCCGTCGAGCAGCTGATCTGTATGATCAACTTTCCGATGAGGGATGCGCGGACCAGGTATCTGTACTACTGGCGGCGTGACCCGCTCATCGTGACCTCAACCTTCGGATTGTTGGATCAATTGAACAGGGAATTCACCGTTGAACGGATGATGGCGCATCTCGCCGCGGCGGTGGTCGCAGGCATCCCGCCGCATCCACGCCATGTCAGGCCGGCCGATTGCCCGCTCTTTTACAATGACAAACGGGACATCCGGTCGATTGCCGGCCATCTGACGTTCTGCGCACGATGCCGCAAACAATTTACGGACAAGAAGGCGCGGGCTCGACTGAAGGCCGCCGAACAGATCCTTGCGGCCTATCCCTAA
- a CDS encoding methyltransferase domain-containing protein, which produces MPGDTSDQIRASLHEHLAWWGLRHIESDAAYFAWQREVFTPDELTTLHRSIEAKRAAANGPAAEIAFYDLTAQPRSVPALYSQRYEYYLEVGARIAAQLLGAQTILDAGCGIGLLTTFYAKQCPAATIVGIDRSPASIALARQQAQDLGLSNLRFECLDLDGQELSGHYDVILATHTLLQAEEDPGLPSCNWQDFNRALDVRAQSDFEQRTLVGLRLDRLRNVLAGNGRMILFEKTRQLARRVPFQRALAARGLGLLLPPEPIRYRSIEEVTDDGPLFVTGLGGASHILPWDESPDPDGAPPLHVEQLRFVRVDPEQPLYENHEASAQQAWLDLPAKQVVHQVTRKEADGRQLHVEWGRAGEFVYLYCANTFDQRQLVIVDPARATMVQTYYQEITESQPNGGREAVR; this is translated from the coding sequence GTGCCGGGCGACACGAGTGACCAGATCCGAGCGTCGCTTCACGAGCACTTGGCCTGGTGGGGACTGCGACACATCGAATCCGATGCCGCCTACTTTGCCTGGCAGCGGGAAGTCTTCACGCCCGATGAACTGACTACACTCCATCGGTCCATCGAAGCGAAACGCGCGGCGGCCAATGGCCCAGCTGCAGAAATCGCATTTTACGATCTGACGGCACAGCCTCGTTCCGTTCCCGCCCTCTATAGTCAACGTTACGAATATTATCTTGAGGTTGGCGCACGGATTGCCGCTCAACTCTTGGGCGCGCAGACCATTCTTGACGCGGGTTGCGGCATCGGCCTCTTGACGACCTTCTATGCCAAGCAGTGTCCTGCCGCCACAATCGTCGGAATCGACCGTTCGCCTGCCTCCATTGCCCTCGCGCGACAGCAGGCGCAAGACTTGGGATTGAGCAATCTGCGCTTCGAATGTTTGGATCTGGATGGGCAGGAGCTGAGCGGTCACTATGATGTGATCCTCGCCACGCATACGCTGCTCCAGGCTGAAGAGGACCCGGGGCTTCCCAGTTGCAACTGGCAGGATTTCAACCGGGCCTTGGATGTTCGAGCTCAATCGGATTTTGAACAGCGGACCTTGGTGGGGCTCCGGTTGGATCGGCTTCGCAACGTGCTGGCGGGGAATGGTCGCATGATCCTGTTTGAAAAGACCAGGCAACTTGCGCGGCGCGTTCCCTTTCAGCGGGCGTTGGCGGCCCGTGGCCTCGGGCTGCTCCTCCCGCCTGAACCGATCCGCTATCGTTCCATCGAAGAGGTGACCGACGACGGTCCTCTCTTTGTGACAGGTTTGGGTGGCGCCTCACATATCCTGCCGTGGGATGAGTCTCCTGATCCAGACGGTGCACCGCCACTTCATGTGGAACAGTTGCGGTTCGTTCGAGTAGATCCAGAGCAGCCGCTGTACGAAAATCATGAGGCGTCTGCGCAGCAGGCTTGGCTGGATCTTCCCGCGAAACAGGTTGTGCATCAGGTGACCAGGAAAGAAGCCGATGGCCGGCAGTTGCATGTGGAATGGGGACGGGCAGGTGAGTTCGTCTACCTCTACTGCGCCAATACGTTCGATCAGCGCCAACTGGTCATCGTCGATCCGGCTCGGGCCACCATGGTGCAAACCTACTACCAGGAGATTACCGAATCTCAGCCGAATGGCGGGAGAGAAGCGGTGCGATGA
- a CDS encoding phage tail sheath family protein, protein MPVQPTYPGVYIEELPSGVRTITGVATSITGLIGKALRGPTDQPVTITSFADYERVFGGLHRDMMLSYAVRDFFLNGGGQAVIVRLYKATGGSASKATYEVPNLTLQSASEGAWGMQVRVRVDKKAVSDPNLIAVATRLGVQPADLFDLTVRDGATGVTETFLNLTTKESARRADRVLLAESTLVRVTAVLPSNSSPSAHTGTLADADVWTLNTKSTPAKNATPADVAVDSAALDGAAYKGSQSAKTGLYQLEKVDLFNLLCILPDARGGDVPDDVYQEALGYCVKRRAMLIVDPKAGWSVSTAASGATSMNLNGDMARNAAIYFPRINQADSQLGGQIDTFVPCGTIAGIMARTDTQRGVWKAPAGLDASLGGVAGLQLDMTDAENGLLNPLGINCLRTFPVHGRVVWGSRTMRGADAAADEYKYIPVRRLALFLEESLYRGTQWVVFEPNDEPLWAQIRLNLGAFMHNLFRQGAFQGTAPRDAYFVKCDKETTTQNDINLGIVNIVVGFAPLKPAEFVVIKLQQMAGQIAT, encoded by the coding sequence ATGCCAGTGCAACCAACGTATCCGGGTGTCTACATCGAAGAATTGCCGAGCGGGGTACGCACGATCACCGGCGTCGCCACCTCGATCACCGGATTGATCGGCAAGGCCTTGCGCGGCCCGACTGATCAGCCGGTGACCATCACGAGCTTCGCCGACTACGAGCGGGTGTTCGGGGGACTGCATCGGGACATGATGTTGAGTTACGCGGTGCGTGACTTCTTCCTCAACGGTGGGGGCCAGGCGGTGATCGTTCGGCTCTACAAGGCCACCGGGGGAAGTGCCAGTAAAGCGACGTATGAAGTGCCCAACCTGACGCTGCAGTCCGCCTCGGAAGGCGCCTGGGGCATGCAGGTGAGGGTGCGTGTGGATAAGAAAGCCGTGAGTGATCCGAATCTGATTGCGGTAGCGACGCGGTTAGGCGTGCAACCGGCCGATCTTTTCGATCTGACAGTGCGGGACGGGGCGACGGGTGTCACGGAAACGTTCTTGAACCTCACGACCAAAGAAAGCGCGCGACGCGCGGATCGTGTGCTGCTGGCGGAGTCGACCCTCGTGCGTGTGACGGCCGTGTTGCCCTCGAATAGCTCTCCGTCGGCCCATACCGGGACGCTGGCGGATGCCGATGTCTGGACGCTTAACACCAAGTCTACTCCCGCAAAAAATGCGACGCCGGCTGATGTGGCGGTCGATAGCGCTGCGTTGGATGGGGCGGCCTACAAAGGCAGCCAATCGGCGAAGACCGGCCTGTATCAGTTGGAGAAAGTCGATCTCTTCAACCTGCTGTGCATCCTGCCCGACGCGCGTGGCGGCGACGTGCCCGACGATGTCTATCAGGAGGCATTGGGTTACTGCGTCAAACGGCGCGCCATGCTCATTGTCGATCCGAAGGCCGGTTGGTCGGTGAGCACGGCCGCATCGGGGGCCACGAGCATGAACCTGAACGGCGATATGGCGCGCAATGCGGCGATCTATTTCCCGCGTATCAATCAGGCAGATTCCCAACTCGGCGGACAGATCGATACCTTTGTGCCCTGCGGGACCATCGCCGGCATCATGGCGCGCACCGACACGCAACGCGGAGTCTGGAAAGCGCCGGCCGGCCTTGATGCGTCATTGGGCGGTGTGGCCGGGTTGCAGCTCGACATGACGGATGCAGAAAACGGATTGCTGAATCCGTTGGGCATTAACTGCCTGCGTACCTTTCCGGTCCATGGCCGGGTGGTATGGGGTTCGCGGACCATGCGCGGGGCCGACGCGGCGGCGGATGAATATAAGTACATACCGGTCCGTCGGCTGGCGCTCTTCTTGGAAGAAAGTCTCTACCGCGGCACACAGTGGGTGGTGTTCGAACCGAACGACGAGCCACTGTGGGCGCAGATTCGTTTGAACCTCGGGGCCTTCATGCACAACCTCTTCCGGCAGGGCGCGTTTCAGGGCACCGCACCGCGTGATGCCTACTTTGTGAAGTGTGACAAGGAGACGACCACGCAGAACGATATCAACCTCGGCATCGTCAACATCGTCGTCGGGTTCGCCCCGCTCAAGCCGGCCGAGTTCGTCGTCATCAAGTTGCAACAAATGGCGGGGCAGATCGCGACGTAG